A window of Oligoflexus sp. contains these coding sequences:
- a CDS encoding phosphatidylglycerophosphatase A produces MKTSQPRGPVRLNFWSCIAAVVPLGLMPKAPGTFGSLAGIPVGLLFYHYGAMLAARWDLAPWIVQVVFLGFLGVLSWWSIEQTEKFWNTHDDGRIVIDEVLGQAIPLSLMAADWKIVLLAFGLFRFFDIVKPGPIGWADRELPGAWGTLIDDVIAGIFAWAVLASGHALFIFLQKPE; encoded by the coding sequence ATGAAGACGTCCCAACCACGTGGGCCCGTGCGTTTGAATTTTTGGAGCTGCATCGCCGCGGTTGTTCCCCTCGGCCTTATGCCTAAGGCTCCGGGAACCTTTGGCAGTCTGGCTGGAATTCCCGTGGGACTTCTCTTTTATCATTATGGAGCGATGCTCGCCGCGCGCTGGGATCTTGCGCCGTGGATCGTGCAGGTGGTTTTCCTCGGGTTTTTGGGCGTTCTGTCCTGGTGGTCGATCGAGCAGACGGAGAAATTCTGGAACACGCATGATGACGGTCGCATCGTGATCGACGAGGTTCTGGGCCAGGCCATTCCTTTGAGCCTTATGGCTGCCGATTGGAAAATCGTTCTTCTGGCCTTTGGTCTTTTTCGCTTCTTCGACATTGTGAAGCCGGGGCCGATCGGTTGGGCGGATCGTGAACTGCCGGGGGCCTGGGGCACCCTGATTGATGATGTGATTGCCGGGATTTTCGCCTGGGCCGTCCTTGCATCAGGCCACGCGCTTTTTATCTTCCTTCAGAAGCCGGAATAA
- a CDS encoding VOC family protein — MKIVGINHLGLAAKDPVKARWFLAEVLKLPFLGEELVKEQKTNTIMFESSVGPTASGARLEIVANQDGEEGPIKKFIDTKGGGIHHMALSVDNLDEALVELKAKGIELIDEKPRYGAHNSRIAFIHPRATGGILIELVQATAGHG, encoded by the coding sequence ATGAAAATTGTCGGAATCAATCATTTGGGGCTGGCCGCCAAGGATCCCGTCAAGGCGCGCTGGTTTTTGGCGGAAGTTTTGAAGCTGCCCTTTCTCGGTGAAGAGCTGGTGAAGGAACAAAAAACCAATACCATCATGTTCGAATCGTCGGTGGGTCCGACTGCTTCCGGCGCGCGACTCGAAATCGTCGCCAATCAGGATGGTGAAGAAGGCCCCATCAAAAAATTCATCGACACCAAAGGCGGCGGCATCCATCACATGGCGCTTTCCGTGGATAATCTCGATGAGGCGCTGGTGGAATTGAAGGCCAAGGGCATTGAACTGATCGATGAGAAGCCTCGCTATGGCGCTCACAACAGTCGCATTGCTTTCATTCATCCGCGCGCGACCGGCGGGATTTTGATTGAACTCGTGCAGGCGACGGCGGGACACGGATGA
- a CDS encoding site-2 protease family protein, with the protein MDYAYGAKVVNMMIALIIALTLREATRALTARILGDRTPQLDGRLTLNPVPHIDPVGTLLFPFIGALLGGFIFGWAKPVHVDPRYFKNPKWGHIMVAASGPASSFLFTFVALIGMQLMSGAQEGSVLIGFYRLFEQLAWISAILAVFNLLPVYPLDGGTIIYELLPYEGKRKYEEYVIPYGSFALLGLMLLGGLNWLGYVARFWVMFAGWIVSLVF; encoded by the coding sequence ATGGATTACGCCTACGGCGCAAAAGTCGTCAACATGATGATTGCTCTGATCATCGCTCTGACCCTACGTGAGGCGACACGCGCCTTGACGGCCAGAATACTGGGCGATCGCACACCCCAGCTCGATGGGCGCTTGACGCTCAATCCCGTTCCGCACATCGACCCTGTCGGCACTCTGTTATTTCCTTTCATCGGGGCCCTTCTCGGTGGCTTTATCTTCGGCTGGGCGAAACCCGTCCATGTCGATCCCCGCTATTTCAAGAATCCAAAATGGGGCCATATCATGGTCGCGGCCTCGGGTCCGGCCTCCAGTTTCCTGTTCACCTTTGTGGCCTTGATCGGCATGCAGCTCATGAGCGGCGCTCAGGAAGGTTCGGTCCTGATCGGCTTTTATAGGCTTTTTGAGCAGCTGGCTTGGATCAGTGCGATTCTTGCCGTCTTCAACCTGCTTCCCGTTTATCCTCTGGATGGTGGAACCATCATATATGAGCTTTTACCCTATGAAGGCAAACGTAAATACGAGGAATACGTGATTCCATACGGCTCCTTCGCTTTGCTGGGCCTCATGCTGCTCGGTGGCCTGAACTGGCTCGGCTATGTGGCGCGATTCTGGGTGATGTTCGCAGGCTGGATCGTGAGTCTTGTTTTTTAA
- a CDS encoding alpha/beta hydrolase encodes MLTTIKDSRPRYRIVREWVQSAVLQGNPAGVDAARPVTVFLPAAALESPERRFPVLYCLAPWTSAGRQQMDWEPFKESLPERLQRLMDAGALKPCVVVCPDLFTDFGGSQYINSSYLGRHADHIVEELIPFVEAHYPVLKGPASRAVFGRSSGGFGALRLAMDRPGTFAAVACHSGDMGFDLLYRRDLVDLCYALARHSGSVGSYLTALRKGPKIGGKDVHILMLLGMAASYSPDATSPDGYRLPIDPMTGALDEEVWQKWLAHDPVHMIEQSQCHEALQQLRYLYLDCGNKDQYHLHFGMRQLKQKLQGQGIHHQIFEFVDNHSGTSYRYDVSLPLLSQALVHEG; translated from the coding sequence TTGCTAACCACGATAAAAGACAGTCGGCCGCGTTATCGTATCGTAAGGGAGTGGGTCCAGAGTGCTGTCCTCCAGGGCAATCCAGCGGGTGTCGACGCCGCGCGTCCGGTCACAGTCTTCCTGCCCGCCGCGGCGCTTGAATCTCCGGAACGTCGTTTTCCTGTGCTCTATTGCCTTGCCCCGTGGACCAGTGCCGGCCGGCAGCAGATGGACTGGGAACCTTTCAAGGAAAGTCTTCCCGAACGTCTGCAGCGGCTTATGGATGCAGGTGCGTTGAAACCTTGCGTCGTGGTATGCCCGGATCTCTTCACGGATTTCGGCGGCAGTCAGTATATCAATTCATCCTACCTTGGACGCCATGCTGATCATATTGTCGAGGAATTGATTCCTTTTGTGGAAGCGCATTATCCCGTTCTGAAGGGGCCCGCATCGCGTGCCGTGTTTGGCCGCTCATCGGGAGGATTCGGAGCTTTGCGTCTGGCCATGGATAGACCAGGCACCTTCGCCGCTGTCGCCTGCCATTCGGGGGACATGGGCTTTGATCTTCTCTACCGGCGTGACCTTGTCGATCTCTGTTACGCTTTGGCTCGGCATTCCGGCAGCGTCGGCAGTTACCTTACGGCCCTGCGCAAAGGACCCAAGATTGGGGGCAAGGATGTTCACATTCTGATGCTGCTGGGAATGGCTGCGAGCTACAGTCCGGATGCCACATCCCCCGACGGTTACCGTCTGCCGATTGATCCGATGACGGGCGCCTTGGACGAGGAAGTCTGGCAGAAATGGCTGGCCCATGATCCTGTGCACATGATCGAGCAAAGTCAATGCCACGAGGCGCTGCAGCAGCTTCGGTATCTTTACCTCGACTGCGGCAACAAGGATCAGTATCACCTACATTTCGGCATGCGTCAGCTGAAACAGAAGCTGCAAGGTCAGGGGATTCATCACCAGATTTTTGAATTTGTTGATAATCATTCCGGAACCAGTTACCGTTACGATGTCAGTTTACCCCTTCTCAGCCAGGCTCTCGTTCACGAGGGATGA